One stretch of Oceanimonas pelagia DNA includes these proteins:
- the rho gene encoding transcription termination factor Rho, which translates to MNLTELKNTPVSELIKLGENMGLENLARLRKQDIIFAILKAHAKSGEDIFGDGVLEILQDGFGFLRSADSSYLAGPDDIYVSPSQIRRFNLRTGDTISGKIRPPKEGERYFALLKISQVNYDKPENSRNKILFENLTPLHANERMKMERGNGSTEDITARVLDLASPIGKGQRGLIVAPPKAGKTMLLQNIAQSITYNHPECVLIVLLIDERPEEVTEMQRMVKGEVIASTFDEPAARHVQVADMVIEKAKRLVEHKKDVVILLDSITRLARAYNTVVPSSGKVLTGGVDANALHRPKRFFGAARNVEEGGSLTIIATALVDTGSKMDDVIYEEFKGTGNMELHLSRKIAEKRVYPAIDITRSGTRREELLTTSEELQKMWILRKIVHPMGEIDGIEFLIDKLAMTKTNDEFFEAMKRQQK; encoded by the coding sequence ATGAATCTGACTGAACTCAAGAATACCCCTGTATCTGAGCTGATAAAGCTTGGGGAAAACATGGGCCTGGAAAACCTCGCCCGTCTGCGCAAGCAAGACATCATCTTTGCTATCCTCAAAGCCCATGCCAAAAGTGGTGAAGATATTTTCGGCGACGGCGTGCTTGAAATTCTGCAGGACGGCTTCGGCTTTCTGCGCAGCGCCGACTCCTCCTATCTGGCCGGTCCCGACGACATCTATGTGTCTCCCAGCCAGATCCGTCGATTCAACCTGCGTACCGGCGATACCATCTCCGGCAAAATCCGTCCGCCCAAGGAAGGCGAACGTTATTTTGCCCTGCTGAAGATCAGTCAGGTCAACTACGACAAGCCGGAAAACTCCCGCAACAAGATCCTGTTTGAAAACCTGACTCCGCTGCATGCCAATGAGCGCATGAAGATGGAGCGGGGTAACGGCTCCACCGAAGACATCACCGCCCGGGTGCTGGACCTGGCCTCGCCCATCGGCAAGGGCCAGCGGGGCCTGATTGTGGCGCCGCCCAAGGCCGGTAAGACCATGCTGCTGCAGAACATCGCCCAGAGCATCACCTACAACCACCCCGAGTGTGTGCTGATCGTACTGCTGATCGACGAGCGCCCGGAAGAAGTGACCGAGATGCAGCGCATGGTCAAGGGTGAAGTGATCGCCTCCACCTTTGACGAGCCGGCGGCCCGCCACGTACAGGTGGCCGACATGGTCATTGAAAAGGCCAAGCGCCTGGTGGAGCACAAGAAGGACGTGGTGATCCTGCTCGACTCCATTACCCGTCTGGCCCGTGCCTACAACACTGTGGTGCCCAGCTCCGGCAAGGTGCTCACCGGTGGTGTGGACGCCAACGCCCTGCACCGGCCCAAGCGCTTCTTCGGTGCCGCCCGGAATGTGGAAGAAGGCGGCAGTCTGACCATTATCGCCACCGCCCTGGTGGATACCGGCTCCAAGATGGATGACGTGATCTACGAAGAGTTCAAGGGCACCGGTAACATGGAGCTGCACCTGTCGCGCAAGATCGCCGAAAAACGGGTGTACCCGGCCATCGACATCACCCGCTCCGGCACTCGCCGCGAAGAGCTGCTCACCACCTCGGAAGAGCTGCAGAAGATGTGGATTCTGCGCAAGATTGTCCACCCGATGGGCGAGATTGACGGCATCGAGTTCCTCATCGACAAGCTGGCCATGACCAAGACCAACGACGAGTTCTTCGAGGCCATGAAGCGCCAGCAGAAGTAA